One segment of Takifugu rubripes chromosome 5, fTakRub1.2, whole genome shotgun sequence DNA contains the following:
- the gpr146 gene encoding G-protein coupled receptor 146: protein MWICAAYNDTSVDFQLCQDYRLILSIFSLVYLLVCFPLGLCYNALLVVVNLSNKVSMTMPDVYFVNMAIAGLVLNLVALAQLLSSTFTRWHVWDYNNEVHITLLILFNISSLVIMYSTTLLSLDYYIERALPRTYMSSVYNTKHVCGFIWGGAVLTSFSSLLFYVCNHISTKMVECSKMQNKEAADAIMMFIGYVVPAVAVLYAFVLILRIRKESTPLDQDSARLDPSIHRLLLASVCVQFVLWTPYYMILLVHTVARPPGYVSNGQHVPTYYFVCCVSKLLAFSSSFVTPLMYRQMNKNFSGRLQRLLRRLHCGERSCPHEHSTVQQIVT from the coding sequence ATGTGGATCTGCGCTGCCTACAATGACACCAGCGTGGACTTCCAGCTCTGCCAGGACTACAGGCTCATCCTGTCCATCTTCTCCCTCGTGTACCTCTTGGTGTGCTTCCCGCTCGGGCTGTGCTACAAcgcgctgctggtggtggtcAACCTCTCCAACAAGGTGTCCATGACCATGCCGGACGTGTATTTCGTCAACATGGCGATCGCGGGACTGGTCCTCAACCTGGTGGCCCTGGCGCAGCTCCTGAGCTCCACCTTCACCCGCTGGCACGTGTGGGACTACAACAACGAGGTGCACATCACCCTGCTGATCCTCTTCAACATCTcctctctggtcatcatgtacTCCACCACGCTGCTCAGCCTGGACTACTACATCGAGCGCGCGCTGCCTCGCACGTACATGTCCAGCGTGTACAACACCAAACACGTGTGCGGCTTCATCTGGGGCGGGGCCGTGCTCACCAGCTTCTCCTCGCTGCTCTTCTACGTGTGCAACCACATCTCCACCAAGATGGTGGAGTGCTCCAAAATGCAGAACAAGGAGGCGGCGGACGCCATCATGATGTTCATCGGCTACGTGGTTCCGGCTGTGGCCGTCCTTTACGCCTTCGTGCTGATCCTGCGCATCCGGAAGGAGTCCACCCCTCTGGACCAGGACTCCGCTCGCTTGGATCCTTCCATCCACAGACTGCTGCTGGCTTCGGTCTGTGTCCAGTTTGTCCTGTGGACCCCCTACTACATGATCCTGCTGGTCCACACTGTCGCCAGGCCGCCGGGCTACGTCAGCAACGGCCAGCACGTGCCCACCTATTACTTTGTGTGCTGCGTGTCCAAACTGTTGgccttctccagcagcttcgTGACGCCTCTCATGTACAGGCAGATGAACAAGAACTTCTCCGGCAGGCTCCAGCGgctgctcaggaggctgcaCTGCGGAGAGCGGTCCTGCCCTCACGAACACTCCACGGTGCAGCAAATAGTGACGTGA